The Vibrio crassostreae genomic interval AAGTGTGGGTTCACTTGAGCGTGCAGTAGTTTGATTTCAGCTTGGGTAAGCAGGGTTTGTTGTTGCTGATAATTGCTGAACAGGATCTGACTCGACAATAGTTGAGCAATACCTTCAGCCATCGACATGTTGATGGTTGAAAATAGCTTTAGCTTAGGCTCATACAGTTTGATGGTACCGACGACTTCGTTACCGGCACGCAGTGGGATAATAAGCGCAGAACCTAACTTACAATCTTGCGAAAGAGAACATTGGTATGGGTTCTCTTTGCCATCAAGGTAGATGATGTCGTTCTGTTCCATCGAAGTGAGCGTGCTTTGCGATGAAATAGGGGTATTTGGAATATGGTGTTCATCGCCAATGCCAACGAACGCGAGGATTTTTTCTCGGTCGGTGATCGCTACCGCCCCAACATTGGTCTCTTCGTAAACGATACGTACGATTTGTTGCGCGTTATCTGAATTAAACCCGCCATGCAAAATACCTACCGAACGCTCGGCAATAGTAAGTGCGCGGCGTGAGAAGGTTGCGGAGTATTTCTCGAAGATGGTTTTTCTGTCTTGGATGATGCTCATGAACAGTGCTGCACCCACAGAGTTTGCAATGATCATTGGCGCAGCAATATCAGATACAAGCGCGTAGGATTGCTCAAATGGTTTGGCGACTGCGAGCAGAATCAACATCTGAATGATCTCTGCAAACAGGGTGACAGAGAACACTACCAGCGGGTTAAACAACTGGCTGGCTTTGTTCTTTCGGACTAAGTATACATGCAGCAAGCCACCAATCAGGCCCTCTGCAGTGGTTGAAATCGCACAAGCTAAGTCAGTAAAGCCACCTAATGAGTAGCGATGAATTCCGCCAGTAAAGCCCACCGCAAAGCCAACGACAGGGCCGCCAAACAGTCCTCCCATTACCGCCCCCATTGCACGAGTGTTGGCTATTGCGTCATTAATCTGCAGTCCGAAATAGGTGCCCATAATGCAGAAGAGGGAAAACAGAACATAACAGCTGACTTTATGACTTAAGCGTGAAGAGATGCTCAACAAAGGGAGAATCAACGGGGTTTTACTTAGCATGTAAGCGATCACTAAGTAGACACAGGTTTGTTGCAGCAGAGAGAGAATGAGTTCCATATTTTCACCTATTGAGACGCTTGTTAAGTGTAAAGCTCATTGCGTGGTAACGGTAGCTTTGCTTGTGTTTTCGTTGGTTATATCAAGTGACGATTGCTTCTCAATGCTGAGATACAGTAAAGCCCATCACAGAGGACGGGCTTTAGTCTTAATTTCCACGAATCACTGGGTGATTACGGGAGCAAGCGAAGTGTGTTTGGCTGTTGTTTTGTCTCTCTATGAAGACGTCTCTCTTTATATTAAGAGTCTGAAAGAACTAGGCAGTTTTGGTTACGCCTTTTGCTTCTTTCTCTTCTTCATCAGCAAGGTCGATATCGCCTTTGCCTTTTGAAATTTTGATAACGTAAGCCGCAATACCGAATGCACTCACCACACCGATGATGGTTGAGACTTGCATTGGTAGACCGAAGCCTAGTTGGCTGTTGTTCAGGATGAATGTGATACATACAGATGTCATGAACACAGCTGGAACCGTGGTTACCCAGTGCAGTTTATTGTGACGAAGTAGGTAAGCCGAAGCTGTCCATAACATCATTACAGCTGTTGATTGGTTAGCAAAACCGAAGTAGCGCCAGATGATACCGAAATCAACTTGAGTCAAGATGCCACCGATAACGAACAGTGGCAGAGCCATCAGTAGGCGGTTACGCAGTGTTTTCTGTTCCATGTTGAAGTATTCAGCAAGGATAAGACGGCTTGAACGGAATGCTGTGTCACCAGAAGTGA includes:
- a CDS encoding sensor histidine kinase, whose translation is MELILSLLQQTCVYLVIAYMLSKTPLILPLLSISSRLSHKVSCYVLFSLFCIMGTYFGLQINDAIANTRAMGAVMGGLFGGPVVGFAVGFTGGIHRYSLGGFTDLACAISTTAEGLIGGLLHVYLVRKNKASQLFNPLVVFSVTLFAEIIQMLILLAVAKPFEQSYALVSDIAAPMIIANSVGAALFMSIIQDRKTIFEKYSATFSRRALTIAERSVGILHGGFNSDNAQQIVRIVYEETNVGAVAITDREKILAFVGIGDEHHIPNTPISSQSTLTSMEQNDIIYLDGKENPYQCSLSQDCKLGSALIIPLRAGNEVVGTIKLYEPKLKLFSTINMSMAEGIAQLLSSQILFSNYQQQQTLLTQAEIKLLHAQVNPHFLFNALNTISAVTRRDPDKARELIQHLSHFFRSNLKQNINTVKLKDELAHVNAYLTIEKARFTDRLEVEWDIDPQLYESQLPSFTLQPLVENAIKHGISNMLEGGTVKIYSEAFEDGFKLTVEDNAGNYQKPSQDHVGLGMEIVDKRLTNFFGQDSALKIESQPQQFTRMSFIIPKLK